Proteins encoded together in one Catellatospora citrea window:
- a CDS encoding TetR family transcriptional regulator, whose translation MKRSRTGRRPGNPDTREAILAAARQLFAEKGFDAATMRAIAAAAEVDPALVHHYFGTKEQLFVATMQFPMDPRELIDKVVAGGADEAGVRLARLFVTVWDSPVGIVGVSVIRSAMTNEWTMRLFREFVTTQILRRVQAELKLDPAEAPLRASLVASQIGGLVLMRYIMKLEPLASLPADQVVAAVAPNLQRYLTGDLGSAAGDGT comes from the coding sequence ATGAAGCGCAGCCGCACCGGGCGCCGGCCGGGCAACCCCGACACCCGCGAGGCCATTCTGGCCGCGGCCCGCCAACTCTTCGCGGAGAAGGGCTTCGACGCCGCGACCATGCGCGCCATCGCCGCCGCGGCCGAGGTGGACCCCGCCCTGGTGCACCACTACTTCGGCACCAAGGAGCAGCTGTTCGTCGCCACCATGCAGTTCCCGATGGACCCGCGGGAGCTGATCGACAAGGTCGTGGCGGGCGGCGCGGACGAGGCAGGCGTACGCCTGGCCCGGCTGTTCGTGACGGTCTGGGACTCCCCGGTCGGCATCGTCGGCGTGTCGGTGATCCGCTCCGCGATGACCAACGAGTGGACCATGCGGCTGTTCCGCGAGTTCGTGACCACGCAGATCCTGCGCCGCGTCCAGGCCGAGCTGAAGCTGGACCCGGCCGAGGCCCCGCTGCGCGCGTCGCTGGTGGCCAGCCAGATCGGCGGCCTGGTCCTGATGCGGTACATCATGAAGCTCGAACCACTGGCCTCGCTGCCCGCCGACCAGGTCGTCGCCGCCGTCGCGCCGAACCTGCAGCGCTACCTGACCGGCGACCTGGGCTCCGCCGCCGGCGACGGGACGTAG
- the rpsD gene encoding 30S ribosomal protein S4 codes for MNQARPKAKLSRALGIPLTRKCVKYFERRPFPPGVHGRARKKPSDYQVRLLEKQRLRHQYFISETQLRNQFDKAARSAGKTGETLLVALECRLDALVLRAGFARTIYQARQAVGHGHIAVDGQKVDRPSYRVKPWQTITVRERSRTKPPFQIAAAGAHLDGPTAPYLEVNLADLRATLTREPLRTEIPVLCDEQLVVEFYSR; via the coding sequence GTGAACCAAGCGCGGCCCAAGGCGAAGCTGTCCCGGGCTCTCGGCATCCCGCTGACCCGCAAATGCGTCAAGTACTTCGAGCGGCGGCCGTTCCCGCCGGGCGTGCACGGTCGGGCCCGCAAGAAGCCCTCCGACTACCAGGTCCGCCTGCTGGAGAAGCAGCGCCTGCGCCACCAGTACTTCATCAGCGAGACGCAGCTGCGCAACCAGTTCGACAAGGCCGCCCGCAGCGCGGGCAAGACCGGCGAGACCCTGCTGGTCGCCCTGGAGTGCCGCCTGGACGCGCTGGTCCTGCGCGCCGGCTTCGCCCGCACCATCTACCAGGCCCGCCAGGCCGTCGGCCACGGCCACATCGCCGTCGACGGCCAGAAGGTCGACCGCCCGTCCTACCGGGTCAAGCCCTGGCAGACCATCACCGTCCGCGAGCGCAGCCGCACCAAGCCCCCGTTCCAGATCGCCGCCGCCGGCGCCCACCTCGACGGCCCCACCGCCCCGTACCTCGAGGTCAACCTCGCCGACCTACGCGCCACCCTGACCCGCGAACCGCTCCGCACCGAGATCCCCGTGCTCTGCGACGAGCAACTCGTCGTCGAGTTCTACTCCCGCTGA
- a CDS encoding ABC transporter ATP-binding protein, whose amino-acid sequence MSASAVVTDTPRAESAWATFRRGVSLSPELKAGLAGTLGLALIAMIGRAAVPVAVQQGIDRGLGVQTGHMDMGVIVTIVAVTALILVVTTACGYFMMRRLFTVSETALANIRVRTFRHIHDLSMLHQQSERRGTMVSRVTSDVDSITQFIQWGGVILMVNGGQLVVTTIVMAFYSWQLTLVVLAAFLPAVVVIKAFQKRLSGAYAENRRRIGVMLGAISESVVGASVIRAYGVSERSGAKLSGTIDDYQRAQRRAMRISVTSFSVGEIAAALALASVVLVGVRMGVAGEITFGEMTAFLFLVTLFIQPVQIATEVLNEAQNAVAGWRRLLDIVDLEPDVADPGEQGVHLPDGPLDISFERVSFSYPVDGEPGPRVLHEVHLDIAAKTRVAVVGETGSGKTTFAKLLTRLMDPSEGRVLLSGTPLTDVRFASLRSRVVMVPQDGFLFDATVAENVRFARPELTDAELEQAFTDLGLLDWVQGLAHGLDTPVGERGEALSVGERQLVALARAYVADPDLLVLDEATSAVDPATEVRLQRTLDAVTRGRTTVAIAHRLSTAQSADEVIVVDKGVVIQRGPHDQLLTVTDSVYAKLYASWLEQTR is encoded by the coding sequence GTGAGCGCGTCCGCTGTTGTCACCGATACGCCCCGTGCCGAGTCGGCCTGGGCCACCTTCCGCCGGGGCGTGTCGCTGTCGCCCGAACTCAAGGCGGGCCTGGCGGGCACGCTGGGGCTGGCCCTGATCGCGATGATCGGCCGCGCGGCGGTGCCCGTCGCGGTGCAGCAGGGCATCGACCGCGGGCTCGGCGTGCAGACCGGCCACATGGACATGGGCGTGATCGTCACCATCGTCGCCGTCACGGCGCTGATCCTGGTGGTCACCACGGCCTGCGGCTACTTCATGATGCGGCGGCTGTTCACGGTCAGCGAGACCGCGCTGGCCAACATCCGGGTGCGCACGTTCCGGCACATCCACGACCTGTCCATGCTGCACCAGCAGTCCGAGCGCCGGGGCACCATGGTGTCCCGGGTGACCAGCGACGTCGACTCGATCACGCAGTTCATCCAGTGGGGCGGCGTGATCCTCATGGTCAACGGCGGCCAGCTGGTGGTCACCACGATCGTCATGGCGTTCTACTCCTGGCAGCTCACGCTGGTGGTGCTGGCCGCATTCCTGCCCGCGGTCGTGGTCATCAAGGCGTTCCAGAAGCGCCTGTCCGGGGCGTACGCGGAGAACCGCCGCCGGATCGGCGTCATGCTCGGCGCGATCTCGGAGTCCGTGGTCGGCGCGTCGGTGATCCGGGCGTACGGCGTCTCCGAGCGCAGCGGCGCGAAACTGTCCGGGACCATCGACGACTACCAGCGGGCGCAGCGCCGGGCCATGCGCATCAGCGTGACCAGCTTCTCCGTCGGCGAGATCGCGGCCGCGCTGGCGCTGGCGTCGGTGGTGCTGGTCGGGGTGCGGATGGGGGTCGCGGGCGAGATCACGTTCGGCGAGATGACCGCGTTCCTGTTCCTGGTCACGCTGTTCATCCAGCCCGTCCAGATCGCCACCGAGGTGCTCAACGAGGCGCAGAACGCGGTCGCGGGCTGGCGGCGGCTGCTCGACATCGTCGACCTGGAGCCCGATGTGGCCGACCCGGGCGAGCAGGGCGTGCACCTGCCGGACGGCCCGCTGGACATCAGCTTCGAGCGGGTCAGCTTCAGTTACCCGGTCGACGGTGAGCCCGGCCCGCGCGTGCTGCACGAGGTGCACCTGGACATCGCCGCGAAGACCCGGGTCGCCGTCGTCGGCGAGACCGGCAGCGGCAAGACCACGTTCGCCAAGCTGCTCACCCGCCTGATGGACCCGAGCGAGGGCCGGGTGCTGCTGTCCGGCACGCCGCTGACCGACGTACGGTTCGCCTCGCTGCGCAGCCGCGTCGTGATGGTGCCCCAGGACGGCTTCCTGTTCGACGCGACGGTCGCCGAGAACGTGCGCTTCGCCCGCCCCGAGCTCACCGACGCGGAGCTGGAACAGGCCTTCACCGACCTCGGCCTGCTCGACTGGGTGCAGGGTCTCGCCCACGGCCTCGACACCCCCGTGGGCGAACGCGGCGAGGCCCTCAGCGTCGGCGAGCGCCAGCTCGTCGCCCTGGCCCGCGCCTACGTCGCCGACCCCGACCTGCTGGTCCTCGACGAGGCCACCAGCGCCGTCGACCCCGCCACCGAGGTCCGCCTGCAACGCACCCTCGACGCCGTGACCCGCGGCCGCACCACGGTGGCCATCGCCCACCGCCTCTCCACAGCCCAGTCCGCCGACGAGGTCATCGTCGTAGACAAGGGCGTGGTAATCCAACGCGGCCCCCACGACCAACTCCTCACCGTCACCGACTCCGTCTACGCCAAGCTCTACGCCTCCTGGCTCGAACAAACCCGCTGA
- a CDS encoding ABC transporter ATP-binding protein, with protein MWRGIRDEPRRFTTAVLGSCLFGALVIGQAIVVGWLVDELIQPATTGGDVTAGAMALGATVLIAMGLGRVAGIFGRRLGAGFMQFALQAKYRHEVTRRYLQLPVSWHQRHATGTLLSNANSDVEAAWFPVAPLPFAVGTMFMLVVAVAVLFAVDWALALVGLVVFPVLFVMNVVFSRRMAPRQARAQHLRAEVAAIAHESFDGALVVKTMGREDLETRRFAARAGELRDALISVGRLRGLFDPLMESLPFLGTLLALLVGAWRMDQGAIGLNEVVQVTFLFTVLAFPVRAIGWVLGDLPRSVAGWDRVEHVLQSTGQMPYGAQDLPGTGAAELSFRNVDFAYEPDQPVLRDVTFTVPAGRTVALVGPTGSGKSTIATLAARLLDPEQGQVALDGTDARGLSSASLAHTVALVPQIAFVFDDTVRGNVALDRPGVDDDRVHEALATAQADTFIARLPEHLDTQLGERGTSLSGGQRQRVTLARALAGQPRLLILDDATSAVDPRVEARILASLRGSAQTTTILVVAYRRATIALADEVVYIESGRVIATGTHEQLLATVSGYADLVTAYEKAEEERERERLYDDASAVEQEEEVVA; from the coding sequence ATGTGGCGCGGGATCCGGGACGAGCCGCGCCGGTTCACGACCGCCGTGCTGGGCAGCTGCCTGTTCGGCGCGCTGGTCATCGGGCAGGCGATAGTCGTCGGCTGGCTGGTCGACGAGCTCATCCAGCCCGCCACCACCGGCGGCGACGTCACCGCGGGCGCGATGGCGCTGGGCGCGACGGTGCTGATCGCGATGGGGCTGGGCCGGGTCGCCGGCATCTTCGGCCGCCGACTGGGCGCGGGCTTCATGCAGTTCGCCCTGCAGGCGAAGTACCGCCACGAGGTGACGCGCCGCTACCTGCAGCTGCCCGTCTCCTGGCACCAGCGCCACGCCACCGGCACGCTGCTGTCCAACGCCAACTCCGACGTCGAGGCCGCCTGGTTCCCGGTCGCGCCGCTGCCGTTCGCCGTCGGCACCATGTTCATGCTGGTCGTCGCGGTGGCCGTGCTGTTCGCGGTGGACTGGGCGCTGGCCCTGGTCGGCCTGGTGGTCTTCCCGGTGCTGTTCGTGATGAACGTGGTCTTCTCCCGGCGGATGGCCCCGCGCCAGGCCCGTGCCCAGCACCTGCGCGCCGAGGTCGCCGCGATCGCGCACGAGAGCTTCGACGGCGCGCTGGTCGTCAAGACCATGGGCCGCGAGGACCTGGAGACCCGCCGCTTCGCCGCGCGGGCCGGCGAGCTGCGCGACGCGCTGATCAGCGTCGGCCGGCTGCGCGGCCTGTTCGATCCGCTGATGGAGTCGCTGCCGTTCCTCGGCACGCTGCTGGCGCTGCTGGTCGGCGCGTGGCGGATGGACCAGGGCGCGATCGGGCTCAACGAGGTGGTGCAGGTGACCTTCCTGTTCACCGTGCTGGCGTTCCCGGTGCGGGCCATCGGCTGGGTGCTCGGCGACCTGCCGCGCTCGGTCGCGGGCTGGGACCGGGTGGAGCACGTGCTCCAGTCGACCGGGCAGATGCCGTACGGCGCGCAGGACCTGCCGGGCACCGGCGCGGCCGAGCTGAGCTTCCGCAACGTCGACTTCGCGTACGAGCCCGACCAGCCGGTGCTGCGCGACGTCACCTTCACGGTGCCCGCCGGGCGCACCGTCGCCCTGGTCGGCCCGACCGGGTCCGGCAAGTCGACCATCGCCACCCTGGCCGCCCGTCTGCTCGACCCCGAGCAGGGGCAGGTCGCCCTCGACGGGACCGATGCGCGCGGGCTGAGCTCGGCCTCGCTGGCGCACACCGTGGCGCTGGTGCCGCAGATCGCGTTCGTCTTCGACGACACGGTGCGCGGCAACGTCGCGCTGGACCGGCCCGGCGTCGACGACGACCGGGTGCACGAGGCGCTGGCCACCGCGCAGGCCGACACGTTCATCGCACGGCTGCCGGAGCACCTGGACACGCAGCTCGGCGAGCGGGGCACCTCGCTGTCGGGCGGCCAGCGCCAGCGGGTCACCCTGGCCCGTGCGCTGGCCGGCCAGCCGCGGCTGCTCATCCTCGACGACGCGACCAGCGCCGTCGACCCGCGGGTGGAGGCCCGCATCCTCGCCTCGCTGCGCGGGTCCGCGCAGACCACGACGATCCTGGTCGTCGCGTACCGCCGGGCCACCATCGCGCTGGCCGACGAGGTCGTCTACATCGAGTCCGGCCGCGTGATCGCCACCGGCACCCACGAGCAGCTGCTGGCCACCGTCAGCGGCTACGCCGACCTGGTCACCGCGTACGAGAAGGCCGAGGAGGAGCGCGAACGCGAGCGGCTCTACGACGACGCCTCCGCTGTCGAGCAGGAAGAGGAGGTCGTCGCGTGA
- a CDS encoding TIGR03085 family metal-binding protein yields the protein MTRYAFAERLALADLMAEVGPDAPTLCGDWTVRDLLAHLLLRERRPDAAAGILIKRFAGRTATVQQRLAARDFDALLTELRHPPRWSPAGLGPLDELVNLAEMFIHHEDIRRAAADWTPRKLAPGLSEALWGQARRRASLALRRYPVQVRVISPGHGTVTTGRPGTQPLNLTGTPSELLMFLSGRQGHARASLDGPPEQTSRLRGVRLGI from the coding sequence ATGACCCGGTACGCCTTCGCTGAAAGGCTAGCCCTGGCCGACCTGATGGCCGAGGTCGGACCAGACGCCCCCACCCTCTGCGGGGACTGGACCGTGCGCGATCTCCTGGCGCACCTGCTGCTGCGGGAACGGCGTCCCGACGCGGCCGCGGGCATCCTGATCAAGCGTTTCGCCGGGCGCACCGCGACGGTGCAGCAGCGTCTCGCCGCCCGCGACTTCGACGCCCTGCTGACCGAACTGCGGCACCCGCCGCGGTGGAGCCCCGCCGGACTCGGACCGCTGGACGAGCTGGTCAATCTGGCCGAGATGTTCATCCACCACGAGGACATCCGCCGGGCGGCCGCCGACTGGACGCCGCGCAAGCTGGCGCCCGGGCTGTCCGAGGCGCTGTGGGGGCAGGCCAGGCGGCGCGCGTCGCTGGCCTTGCGCCGCTACCCGGTGCAGGTGCGGGTGATCTCGCCGGGCCATGGCACGGTGACCACCGGGCGGCCCGGCACCCAGCCGCTCAACCTCACCGGCACCCCCAGCGAGCTGCTGATGTTCCTGTCCGGTCGGCAGGGGCACGCGCGGGCCAGCCTGGACGGCCCGCCCGAGCAGACGAGCCGGCTGCGCGGGGTGCGGCTGGGCATCTGA